CGCTCGGGGACGAGGGAGGGGACGAAGGCGACGCCGAGTCCGACGACGCGGACGAGCCCCTCGACCCGCTTGAGATCGAGACGATCGACGCCCGGGGAAGCGAGGCCGGCTCCGTGGTCGTGCCCGCGCCCGACCGGCCGACGTTCGTCGACTTCTTCGGGACGTGGTGTCCGCCCTGCATCGAGCAGATGCCGGCGCTGGCGGAGGCCCACGAGCGGGTCGGCGACGAGGTGCTGTTCCTCTCGGTGACGACCGAGTCGGTCGGCCGCTCGATCACGCGCGAGGAACTGGCGGCCTGGTGGGCCGAACACGACGGGAACTGGACCGTCGGCCTCGACCCGAACGTCGACCTGGCGATGCAGTGCGAACTCGCGGGCTACCCGTGGGCCGCCGCGATCGACGCGGACGGGCGGCTGCGGTGGGCCGACGGCGGGATCAAGACGGCCGACGAACTCGTCGCCGGGATCGAACGGGCGACGGAGAGATGACCGACGCGACACTCCTCCCGACGGTCGCCTTCGCGGTCGGCGCGGGCGTGGCGACGTTCTTCTCCCCGTGTGCCTACCCGCTGTTGCCCGGCTACGTCGGCTTCTACGCGAGTCGGTCCGACGGGGAGCGCGTCACGCTCGGGGGCTCGCTCGCGCGCGGGCTGATCGCCGGCGCGGGCGTCCTCGCGACGTTCGCCGTCCTCGTCGGGGCGTCGTTCTGGATCGGCCACGCGACGCTCTCGAACGTCGCGCTCTTCGAACCGATCGTCGGGGCGATCCTCGTCGTCTTCGGCCTGCTCGTGGTCCTCGACCGGGCGCCCTCGCTGTCGATGACGCTGCCGAAGCGCCGGTCGAGCGTCCTCGGGTTCGGGGTCTTCGGCGCGGGCTACGCGCTCGCGGCCGCCGGCTGCGTCGCCCCGCTGTTCGTCGGCGTGATCGGCCGCGCGCTGTCGATGCCGCCGGGCGACGGCATCCTCGTCCTCGGGACGTACGTCGGCAGCATCGTGTTGCTGATGGTCTCGCTGACGGTCGTCACGGGGATGGGGCTGCTGGCGAACGCGGGTCGACTCGCCGCCTACGGTGGGCTCTTCAAGCGGGTCGCCGGCGCCCTGATGATCGTCGCGGGGCTCGGACAGCTCTACCTCTCGATCGTCGTCCTGAACGTGCTCTGATCGCCGGCGACAATCGGTCACTAACGCGGGATACGGTAGCGATAGTTAATCCCCGCGGCGACGGACTCTCCCCACCGTGAGCGCTCGTCCTCGTCCGGGGGTGGGTCGCCGGTGAGCGACCGCCCCGCGCTCGAAGCCGGCGACGTCGTCCGGGTGCTCGTCGTCGGCGACACGGAGCGGGCGGCGGCGGCGACGGGCGCGCTGGAGTCGCGGCTGGCCGACCGGGCGGTGCTGCGCGCGCGGACGGTCCCCGAGGCGCTCGCCGTCCTCGACGAGCGCGAGGTCCGCTGTATCCTCTTCGAGTTCGACCCCGACGACTCGGGAGCGGCCCTCCTCGAACGGCTCCGGGAGGCGGCGCCGTCGGTCCCGGCGGTCGCGCTCGCCGACGACGAGGACGCCGCGGCGGCCGTCGCCGCCGGCGCCGACGACGTGCTCGCCCCCGACGCCCCGCCGGCGGTCGTCGTCGCCCGCGTCGGGACCGTCGCCGAGCGGCGCCGCCTCGAAGCCGAGCGCGAGTCGGCGTCGCCGGTCGCCGCCCGCGCGGTCCTCGAAGCCGCCGCGGCGCCGGTGTTCGTCCTCGACCGGGACGGCGACGTCCGGTACGCGAGCCCCGCCGTGGCGGACGCGCTCGGCCACACGCCCGGCGAGGTGGAGCGGCGCCCGTTCGCCCGCCTCGTCCACCGCGACGACCGGGCCGACGCGACCGGCGCGTTCGAGTCGGTCGTCGCCGGCGGGACCGACGCCCGGGCGACCGAACGGCTCCGGCTCTCCCGGGCCGACGGGGCGTGGCGCGTCGCCGAGGCGACGTACGCGAACCGCCTCGCCGACCCGGCCGTCGAGGGCGTGGTCGTCACGGTCTCGACCCCGGCGGCCGGCGCGGCCGGGACGCCGGCCGCGCTCGACCGCCTCGACGCCGCGTTCCTCGCGCTCGGACCCGACTGGGGGCTCCGCGAGGTCAACGCGGCCGCCGCGGACCTGCTCGACGCCCCCGCCGACGACCTCGTCGGGACCGTCCTCTGGGACCGCCTCCCCGGGTCGGTCCGCGGGAGGTTCCACGAACGGCTCCGCGAGGCCCGCGAGACCGCCTCGACGGTCGCGTTCGAGGTCGACTACCCCGGGCGCGACGAGCGCCTCGCCGTCGAGGCCCACCCCGGCGAGGACGGCGTCTCGGTCCTCGTCCGCGAGGCCCCGGCGGCCGACGCGGCCGCCCGCGAGGCCCGCGAGCGCGCCGCCGACCTCGAAGCCGTCGTCGACGCGCTCGACGCCGGGGTGTTCGTCATCGAGAGGGAGACCGTCGCGTTCGCCAACGAGCGCCTGTTCGCGTGGTGTGGCGCCGACGCGCTCGTCGGCCGCGAGGCGACGGCGCTGTTCGACGAGGAGGCCGTCGCGGAGATCCGAGAGCGCGCCCGCTCGCGCGTGGTCCGGCTAACCGACCCCGTCGAGGCGACCCTCGCGGCCGAGGACGGGCCGCGACGGGTGTCGGTCGCGGTGACGCCGCTGCCGGGCGAGGAGCGGGCGGTCTGTGTCGTCCGCGACGCCGCGGCCCGGCCGGCGGCCGAGTCGGCGGCCGTCCTCGAACGGCTGGCCCGGCGCCTGCGGGCGGCCGAGACGGGGTCGGAGGTCGGGCAGGCGGCGACCGACGCCGTCCGCGACGGACTGGCGGCCGACGTCGCCGGCTGTTACGCCGCCCGCGAGTCGGAACTCCGGCCGGTCGCGGTCGCCTCGCGCGAGGGCGACCCCGTCGACCTGCCGACGGTCGGCCGCGGGAGGACGCCGCTCGACCGGACGCTCGAACGCGGCGAGGCGACGGTCCACGACGGCCCGTCGCTCGACGCGTTCGCCTCGCTGGTCGGCGAGCGGCCGGCGCGGGCGCTGACGGTCCCCGTCGGCGACGACCTCGTCCTGTTCGCCGCCGCGGGCGCCGCGCCGTCGGGGACGGCCGACCTCGCGTTCCTCTCGGCGGTCGCGGCGGTCGCCGAGGGGGCACTCGCCCGGATCGGGAGCGAGTCGCGTCTGGAGAGCCGCGACCTCGAACTCGCCCGGACGGCGGCGCGTCTCGACCGGCTTCGGACGCTCGGGGAGCGGATCCGGGAGATCCACCGGTTGCTCGTCGACGCCGACTCCCGGGCGGACGTCGAGCGGGGCGTCTGCGACGCGTTAGCGGCGCTCGAGTGGGTCGACCTCGCGTGGATCGGCGAGGTCGGCGCCGACGGGGTGTCCGTCCGCGCGGCGAGCGGCGACGAGGGCTACCTCGAATCGGTCGCCGTCGCCGTCGACCCCGAGGGGGAGCCGGCGGGGCGGGCGGCGGCGACGGGGGCGCCGACGGTCGTCGACGCCGTCGCGAGGGCGGAGCGCGGCCGCGGGTGGCGCCGGGTGGCGCTGGACCGGGGCCTCGAATCGGTCCTCGCCGTGCCGCTCGCGGCCGACGGCGCCGCCTACGGCGTCCTCGCGCTGTACGCGAATCGGCCGCTCGCGTTCGACGCGGACGCCGTCGACGCGATCGAGTCGCTCGGGCGGACGGTCGCCCACGGCATCACCGCCATCGGGCGCAAGCGGGCGCTCGTCGCCGAGACGGTGACCGAACTCGAGTTCGTCGGGACCGACATCGACGACCCGCTCCCGGCGATCGCCCGGGCGGCCGGGCGCCGCCTCGAATTGCGGACGGTGGTTCCCCGCGCCGACGGGGGGTGGTCGATCTTCGCCGCGGTCGACGGCGACCCCGACCCGGTCCGCGAGGCGGCCGCCGACCTCGACGGGATCGACGCGGTCGACGTCGTCGCCGAGCGCGAGGACGGGAGCACGCTGGAGGTCGTCGCGTCGGGACCGACGCTCGTCGAGACGCTGGCCGACCGCGGCGCGGCCCTGCGCTCGATCGCGGCCGACGCCGACGGGACGCGGTTCGTCGTCGAGGTGCCCCCGGAGGCCGACGTCCGCTCGCTCGTCGACCTGCTCGACCGCGAGTACCCGGGGACGGACCTGCTGGCCCGCCGGGAGCGCGAGCGGCCGGCGCGGACCGCCCGATCGTTCGACGCCCACCTGCGCGAGCGCCTCACCGACCGGCAGTTGCGCGCGCTCGAAGCGGCGTACTACGGCGGCTTCTTCGAGTGGCCCCGCGAGCGCACTGGCGAGGAGGTCGCCGCCTCCCTCGGCGTCTCCCAGCCGACGTTCAACCGGCACCTCCGTACGGCCGAGCGAAAACTGTACGCGCTGCTGTTCGAGGGCGACGACCCCGGCCGGTAGTAAGATCGTATTGGGGCCCTCTCGCGGCGGAAAGTGTCCGTTTATCGGTCACCCGCGATCCGGGATCGGCCGGCGGGTGAATAGGTATAGCCCCCGCGACCGGCGCGGTTTACACACGTAGCGTCCACGGTCATGCCTCCGCGGTTGCATTCCACAACACATGCTTGAGCGAGCGATAAGGATCGCTTATCGCGGCGAACGCGCCGCCCTCTCCCGCCGCGGTCGCCGCGTCGTCCGCCCGCGAAGTCGTAGCCGTCCTCCAGTCGCCCGGAGGGGCCACGCGTGAGCACCGACGCCGCCGACTCGCGGTCGGCCGGCGTGCAGTCGCGGGCCGACGGCGGGATCATCGCCGAAGTCCGCCTCGACCACCCCGACCTCGTCCTCCGGCCGACCCTCGAACGGCTCCCGACGGCGGTCGTCGAACCCGAGTACTGGACCACACTCGACGACGGGCGCACGCTCGCGTTTTTCACGGTCTCCGAGACGTCCTACGACGAGTTCGAGGCGGCACTCGACGTCGACCCGACGGTCGCGGACCCCGCCCTCGTCGACCGCTACCCCGACCGACGGATCTACCGCGTCGAACTCGTCGGCGGGACGGTCGGCGTCGTCGCCGCGACGGCCGAGTGCGGCGGCCGAATCCTCGACCTCGTCGGGAACCGCGACGGCTGGACGGTCCAGCTTCGCCTCCCCGACAGGGAGTCGCTGGTCGCGCTCAACGAGTTCTGTCGCGAGCGCGGCGTCACGTTTCGGGTGAACCACCTCCGGCTGTCGGACGACGGCGAGGACGGCGTCGTCGGCCTCACGCCCAAACAGCAGCGGCTGCTGACCGTCGCCTACGAGGAGGGCTACTTCGACGTGCCCCGGGGCATCTCCCAGGACGAACTGGCGGACCGACTCGACGTCTCGAAGTCGGCCATCTCCCAGCGGCTCCGCCGGGCCATCGCGCAGTTGTGCGCGTCGTCGATCGGGAAGCCGTAGGCGGGTGCTCGCTGACGGCGCGAGGCATCGCCGCGAACGGTCGTGAACGTTCGCGCTCGTGGTTCCTCGTCGGGGTTTCGAGCGGCCGACGGTAAGCCGTTCACAACGATTCGTACGCCGAGTATTCCGCCCGTCAGGCCGGTCGTACGGCCGTTCGGCGGGCGATACGGCGGCCGTTCGGTTGACATACCTCTCCTCGCGGCCGCCGCGCGGTTGACACTCGTCGACATATCCATCGACGGTGGACGTTCGGTCACCTGCGACCGATCGAGCGGTCCGGTCGTGGACTATTCTCTCGGTTCGGAAGACGATCGACGGCCGGCCGTTACCCTCGCGCTACGGGGATCGTAGCCTATCTATAGTAATGGGTCGGGCAGGACTGAGTTGGTATCATGTCCGTGCACCGTTCGCCGTCTCGAACAGTCGCCACGGACGTCCGACCGATCATGACACGACGAACGTCCGGCGCCGTCGACGCGCCGACCGCGCACGCCGGCGCCGTCCACGGGCGGCGTCCGGCCGGCAGGACGGCGACGCCGGAGACGGTGCGACGCGAGGTGACTCCCTGATGTGTGGAATTATCGGCCGCGTGGGGGACGGGGACGCGCTCGAACCGCTGTTGACCGGCCTCGAAAACCTCGAGTACCGCGGCTACGACTCCGCCGGCGTCGCCGTCCAGAACGGCGCCGGCATCAAGGTACAGAAGCGCTCCGGCGAGGT
The Salinilacihabitans rarus DNA segment above includes these coding regions:
- a CDS encoding TlpA family protein disulfide reductase; protein product: MRRRELVAGLAGAGVLAAGGFVAARGVPSPESLGDEGGDEGDAESDDADEPLDPLEIETIDARGSEAGSVVVPAPDRPTFVDFFGTWCPPCIEQMPALAEAHERVGDEVLFLSVTTESVGRSITREELAAWWAEHDGNWTVGLDPNVDLAMQCELAGYPWAAAIDADGRLRWADGGIKTADELVAGIERATER
- a CDS encoding helix-turn-helix domain-containing protein, which produces MSTDAADSRSAGVQSRADGGIIAEVRLDHPDLVLRPTLERLPTAVVEPEYWTTLDDGRTLAFFTVSETSYDEFEAALDVDPTVADPALVDRYPDRRIYRVELVGGTVGVVAATAECGGRILDLVGNRDGWTVQLRLPDRESLVALNEFCRERGVTFRVNHLRLSDDGEDGVVGLTPKQQRLLTVAYEEGYFDVPRGISQDELADRLDVSKSAISQRLRRAIAQLCASSIGKP
- a CDS encoding bacterio-opsin activator domain-containing protein — translated: MSDRPALEAGDVVRVLVVGDTERAAAATGALESRLADRAVLRARTVPEALAVLDEREVRCILFEFDPDDSGAALLERLREAAPSVPAVALADDEDAAAAVAAGADDVLAPDAPPAVVVARVGTVAERRRLEAERESASPVAARAVLEAAAAPVFVLDRDGDVRYASPAVADALGHTPGEVERRPFARLVHRDDRADATGAFESVVAGGTDARATERLRLSRADGAWRVAEATYANRLADPAVEGVVVTVSTPAAGAAGTPAALDRLDAAFLALGPDWGLREVNAAAADLLDAPADDLVGTVLWDRLPGSVRGRFHERLREARETASTVAFEVDYPGRDERLAVEAHPGEDGVSVLVREAPAADAAAREARERAADLEAVVDALDAGVFVIERETVAFANERLFAWCGADALVGREATALFDEEAVAEIRERARSRVVRLTDPVEATLAAEDGPRRVSVAVTPLPGEERAVCVVRDAAARPAAESAAVLERLARRLRAAETGSEVGQAATDAVRDGLAADVAGCYAARESELRPVAVASREGDPVDLPTVGRGRTPLDRTLERGEATVHDGPSLDAFASLVGERPARALTVPVGDDLVLFAAAGAAPSGTADLAFLSAVAAVAEGALARIGSESRLESRDLELARTAARLDRLRTLGERIREIHRLLVDADSRADVERGVCDALAALEWVDLAWIGEVGADGVSVRAASGDEGYLESVAVAVDPEGEPAGRAAATGAPTVVDAVARAERGRGWRRVALDRGLESVLAVPLAADGAAYGVLALYANRPLAFDADAVDAIESLGRTVAHGITAIGRKRALVAETVTELEFVGTDIDDPLPAIARAAGRRLELRTVVPRADGGWSIFAAVDGDPDPVREAAADLDGIDAVDVVAEREDGSTLEVVASGPTLVETLADRGAALRSIAADADGTRFVVEVPPEADVRSLVDLLDREYPGTDLLARRERERPARTARSFDAHLRERLTDRQLRALEAAYYGGFFEWPRERTGEEVAASLGVSQPTFNRHLRTAERKLYALLFEGDDPGR
- a CDS encoding cytochrome c biogenesis protein CcdA; protein product: MTDATLLPTVAFAVGAGVATFFSPCAYPLLPGYVGFYASRSDGERVTLGGSLARGLIAGAGVLATFAVLVGASFWIGHATLSNVALFEPIVGAILVVFGLLVVLDRAPSLSMTLPKRRSSVLGFGVFGAGYALAAAGCVAPLFVGVIGRALSMPPGDGILVLGTYVGSIVLLMVSLTVVTGMGLLANAGRLAAYGGLFKRVAGALMIVAGLGQLYLSIVVLNVL